The genomic DNA AAGGCAGGCGTAGCCAAGACAGCCACGGCTGCCATGACACCCCCCCCTCTCCCCCACCCCCAAACCGTCGTCCTGGTTGGCACCAAATCAGCCTTGGCCGGAACCGTAGCCAAAGCCGGCGGCACCATTTGGACCGGAACAGGCGCCACCCTGGGATTGGGCCTGGGTCTGGGGGCCTGGGGTCCGGTTCTGCTGATTGGTGTAGCCACATTGGTCGGGTACGGCGTTCACCACTATGTCACCCTGCGCCGCTCCGCATCCGCTCAGAGCAATAACATTTGAGAAAGTGTGCTGCCGACCCCTGTTTTTGCAATTTTTCAAAGCTGCAATGCGTCTGCATGCGATGGCCCTGGGCTGCCAGCCAATCAAGTTGACTCGTTCACCCATGGCCTTCATAATGGGCGCGTTGGGGCTGCGCCCGCAGGGGTCAACAAAACGGACGCCTGGCCTGAAATGAGTGCGCAACATCCGTGCGAATACGGGTATTCGCTTCTGGAGTGATATGAGCCTGCTCGACGATCCGTTTGAAAAATCCTCTCCCGCCGACCAGAACGGTAGAGGTCGAAACAACGAAGGGAGCGTCGCATCCAGGGGACTCTTTGTCCCAGCCGTGGTGGGGCGTGTTCTGGTCGGTGCAGTCTTTGCAGCCGTCTTTTATTTTCTCCTGGAAAACAAATCGATCATCCCGGACAGTGCATCCACCAGTTTCGCCCCATCTTCCGCGCAAACAGTCGCTTTTCAACCCGCATCACCCGGCGGATTGAGTCAGGCCGAGATCACCTCCTTGCAGTTCATGCGCGAAGAGGAGAAAATGGCCCGCGATGTCTACCGTGCGATGCATCAACGGTGGGGCCTCTCCTTGTTCAACAGCATTGCCCGATCAGAACAAAAGCACATGGATGCGGTACGTGCGTTGCTGGTCCGCTACCAAATTGCCGACCCGGTCATCGATGATACTGTCGGTGCTTTGCAAAACGCCAAATTATCCGCAACCTATCAGACGCTGCTCAAACGTGGCGAACAATCCGTCAACGAGGCGTTACGTGTCGGGGGTTTCATCGAGGAGGTGGACATTTCCGATCTGAATGAGGGCATCAAAGGTGCGCAGCACCAGGATATCATTCAGGTCTATCAGGCCATACGCGGAGGCTCGTTCAACCACCTGCGAGCGTTCGTGCATGGTTTGGAATTGCGGGGGCAGACCTACAGTCCGGTCATCATGCATCAACAATCCCTGGACACCATCATCCACAGTCCCATGGAGATGGGTCCGCCGCAGGTACAGGTGATGGGACCGCGTTGACGCTGTGCCGGATGCCACTGTTCAGCACCCTTTCAGGAAAGGCTTGAACATGAAAGCCTTTGTCGG from Magnetococcales bacterium includes the following:
- a CDS encoding magnetic particle specific iron-binding protein, translating into KAGVAKTATAAMTPPPLPHPQTVVLVGTKSALAGTVAKAGGTIWTGTGATLGLGLGLGAWGPVLLIGVATLVGYGVHHYVTLRRSASAQSNNI
- a CDS encoding DUF2202 domain-containing protein — its product is MSLLDDPFEKSSPADQNGRGRNNEGSVASRGLFVPAVVGRVLVGAVFAAVFYFLLENKSIIPDSASTSFAPSSAQTVAFQPASPGGLSQAEITSLQFMREEEKMARDVYRAMHQRWGLSLFNSIARSEQKHMDAVRALLVRYQIADPVIDDTVGALQNAKLSATYQTLLKRGEQSVNEALRVGGFIEEVDISDLNEGIKGAQHQDIIQVYQAIRGGSFNHLRAFVHGLELRGQTYSPVIMHQQSLDTIIHSPMEMGPPQVQVMGPR